One Solanum pennellii chromosome 10, SPENNV200 genomic region harbors:
- the LOC107032324 gene encoding F-box/kelch-repeat protein At3g06240-like, whose protein sequence is MEQTCEGSTILPQEIIFEIFLRLPIKSLLKFRCVSKSWFFLLSNPLFSKTHVDFCLKNPDLTGYRLAVVASVYGSGRKCNFYNLGFENSCLSLARNSCPVKSLAISARILGSCNGLICLTSDSFTLMLLNPCTGKFNVFPDSMLRSNGGGVGCFIRYGFGYDASFEDYKVVKIFSFPHIEGRYENMVNVYSLKAKSWKMIEGFNSGNLNGKVGVFVNGALHWEACHSHCSGLFWEIVTLDLSAERYGRIALPNYEDGGVYWRLSVSRGYLVGCCNYEKNKADVWVMKEYGVKESWTKLVTVLLPVDRRAYILPLFVAENCDEFLLQRGEELALYNSGDGSYKRLDGYSSGDYFRQAQATTYFESLASPHM, encoded by the coding sequence ATGGAACAAACTTGTGAAGGGTCAACAATTTTGCCCCAAGAaatcatttttgagattttcttgAGGTTACCTATCAAATCACTCTTGAAATTCAGGTGTGTTTCGAAATCTTGGTTTTTTTTGCTCTCAAATCCTTTATTCAGCAAAACCCATGTCGATTTTTGCTTAAAGAACCCCGATTTGACTGGTTATAGACTTGCTGTGGTAGCTTCTGTTTATGGTTCAGGTAGAAAATGCAATTTTTACAACTTGGGGTTTGAAAATTCATGTCTTAGTTTGGCTAGAAATAGTTGTCCTGTTAAATCTTTAGCTATTTCAGCTAGGATTTTGGGTTCTTGTAATGGGTTGATTTGTTTGACTAGTGACTCGTTTACATTAATGTTATTGAACCCATGTACTGGAAAGTTTAATGTGTTTCCTGATTCAATGCTTCGGAGTAATGGCGGTGGTGTTGGTTGTTTTATTAGATATGGGTTTGGTTATGATGCATCTTTTGAAGATTATAAGGTTGTGAAGATCTTTAGTTTTCCTCATATTGAGGGGAGATATGAGAATATGGTTAATGTTTATAGCTTAAAGGCTAAATCTTGGAAAATGATTGAGGGATTCAATAGTGGTAATTTAAATGGAAAGGTTGGTGTGTTTGTAAATGGGGCACTTCATTGGGAAGCATGCCATAGTCATTGTTCGGGTTTGTTTTGGGAGATTGTTACTTTGGACCTGTCTGCAGAGAGATATGGGAGAATAGCACTGCCTAATTATGAAGATGGAGGTGTTTATTGGAGATTAAGTGTTTCGAGGGGGTATTTAGTTGGTTGTTGCAACTACGAAAAGAATAAGGCAGATGTGTGGGTGATGAAGGAGTATGGTGTTAAGGAATCCTGGACTAAATTGGTTACCGTCTTGTTACCTGTTGATCGTAGGGCTTATATCTTACCATTGTTCGTGGCTGAGAACTGTGATGAATTTTTGCTGCAGCGTGGGGAAGAGCTAGCACTGTATAATTCTGGGGATGGTTCATATAAGCGACTTGACGGTTACTCATCCGGTGATTATTTTCGTCAAGCTCAAGCTACGACCTACTTTGAGAGCCTTGCTTCACCTCATATGTAG
- the LOC107032383 gene encoding lanC-like protein GCL2 isoform X2, translating to MADRFYPNVMPDFVAENPAIEEEQHPNPQGTNESLLKLLSTPYHILSKKFKRAALDLKETIVAETWGLTRQQVPDFTLYCGTLGTAFLLFKAYQVTKNTNDLAVCSQIVKDCDSASRHSRDVTFLCGRPGVCALGAVVAKYMGDDQLDFYYVSQFKEIKLTKDLPDELLYGRAGYLWAFLFVNKHIGEGTIPSTYTANVINEIIKNGRKLGGKGRSPLMHEWYGEMYWGAAHGLAGIMHVLMDFELNPDDLEDVKGTLRYMVKNRFPSGNYPASENDRRTDLLVHWCHGAPGIVLTLVKAAEVFGDEEFINAAVAAAEEMWSTCIEPNLSPASFLIELTS from the exons ATGGCGGATCGGTTTTACCCAAATGTAATGCCGGATTTTGTTGCAGAGAATCCGGCGATAGAAGAAGAACAACATCCAAATCCGCAAGGAACGAATGAATCATTGTTGAAGCTTCTCTCAACACCGTACCACATTCTATCGAAAAAGTTCAAACGCGCAGCTCTCGATCTCAAAGAAACT ATAGTGGCGGAGACATGGGGACTAACAAGGCAACAGGTTCCAGATTTTACGCTTTATTGTGGAACCCTTGGGACTGCTTTTTTGCTCTTCAAAGCCTATCAGGTGACGAAGAACACGAATGACCTTGCTGTTTGCTCTCAGATTGTTAAGGATTGTGACTCTGCTTCTCGACACTCAAG GGATGTGACGTTCCTCTGTGGGAGACCTGGGGTTTGTGCACTAGGTGCCGTCGTTGCCAAGTACATGGGTGATGATCAATTGGATTTTTACTATGTATCTCAATTTAAAGAG ATAAAACTAACCAAAGATCTTCCTGATGAATTGCTGTATGGTAGAGCTGGATACCTCTGGGCATTCCTATTCGTAAATAAGCACATTGGCGAAGGAACAATTCCATCCACCTACACT GCTAATGTGATCAATGAAATCATCAAGAATGGAAGAAAATTGGGCGGAAAGGGCAGAAGCCCATTGATGCATGAATGGTATGGTGAGATGTACTGGGGTGCAGCTCATGGATTGGCTGGAATTATGCATGTTCTGATGGACTTTGAACTGAATCCCGATGATCTTGAAGATGTCAAAGGGACTTTAAGGTACATGGTTAAGAATCGGTTTCCCAGTGGAAATTACCCTGCAAGTGAAAATGATAGGAGGACAGATTTACTTGTGCATTGGTGCCATGGAGCTCCTGGGATTGTGCTAACACTTGTCAAGGCAGCTGAG GTTTTTGGAGACGAAGAATTTATCAATGCAGCAGTAGCTGCAGCAGAG GAAATGTGGAGTACTTGTATAGAGCCAAATCTTTCGCCTGCTTCCTTCTTGATAGAGCTCACAAGCTAA
- the LOC107032383 gene encoding lanC-like protein GCL2 isoform X1 gives MADRFYPNVMPDFVAENPAIEEEQHPNPQGTNESLLKLLSTPYHILSKKFKRAALDLKETIVAETWGLTRQQVPDFTLYCGTLGTAFLLFKAYQVTKNTNDLAVCSQIVKDCDSASRHSRDVTFLCGRPGVCALGAVVAKYMGDDQLDFYYVSQFKEIKLTKDLPDELLYGRAGYLWAFLFVNKHIGEGTIPSTYTANVINEIIKNGRKLGGKGRSPLMHEWYGEMYWGAAHGLAGIMHVLMDFELNPDDLEDVKGTLRYMVKNRFPSGNYPASENDRRTDLLVHWCHGAPGIVLTLVKAAEVFGDEEFINAAVAAAEVVWNRGLLKRVGICHGISGNAYAFLSLFRLTGNVEYLYRAKSFACFLLDRAHKLIAKGEMHGGDTAYSLFEGIAGMAYLFLDMTDPKNARFPAYE, from the exons ATGGCGGATCGGTTTTACCCAAATGTAATGCCGGATTTTGTTGCAGAGAATCCGGCGATAGAAGAAGAACAACATCCAAATCCGCAAGGAACGAATGAATCATTGTTGAAGCTTCTCTCAACACCGTACCACATTCTATCGAAAAAGTTCAAACGCGCAGCTCTCGATCTCAAAGAAACT ATAGTGGCGGAGACATGGGGACTAACAAGGCAACAGGTTCCAGATTTTACGCTTTATTGTGGAACCCTTGGGACTGCTTTTTTGCTCTTCAAAGCCTATCAGGTGACGAAGAACACGAATGACCTTGCTGTTTGCTCTCAGATTGTTAAGGATTGTGACTCTGCTTCTCGACACTCAAG GGATGTGACGTTCCTCTGTGGGAGACCTGGGGTTTGTGCACTAGGTGCCGTCGTTGCCAAGTACATGGGTGATGATCAATTGGATTTTTACTATGTATCTCAATTTAAAGAG ATAAAACTAACCAAAGATCTTCCTGATGAATTGCTGTATGGTAGAGCTGGATACCTCTGGGCATTCCTATTCGTAAATAAGCACATTGGCGAAGGAACAATTCCATCCACCTACACT GCTAATGTGATCAATGAAATCATCAAGAATGGAAGAAAATTGGGCGGAAAGGGCAGAAGCCCATTGATGCATGAATGGTATGGTGAGATGTACTGGGGTGCAGCTCATGGATTGGCTGGAATTATGCATGTTCTGATGGACTTTGAACTGAATCCCGATGATCTTGAAGATGTCAAAGGGACTTTAAGGTACATGGTTAAGAATCGGTTTCCCAGTGGAAATTACCCTGCAAGTGAAAATGATAGGAGGACAGATTTACTTGTGCATTGGTGCCATGGAGCTCCTGGGATTGTGCTAACACTTGTCAAGGCAGCTGAG GTTTTTGGAGACGAAGAATTTATCAATGCAGCAGTAGCTGCAGCAGAGGTAGTATGGAACCGCGGCCTTCTTAAACGTGTTGGGATTTGTCATGGCATCAGCGGGAATGCTTATGCCTTCTTATCTCTGTTTCGGCTCACAGGAAATGTGGAGTACTTGTATAGAGCCAAATCTTTCGCCTGCTTCCTTCTTGATAGAGCTCACAAGCTAATAGCGAAAGGAGAAATGCATGGAGGTGATACCGCATACTCCCTTTTTGAAGGTATTGCAGGTATGGCTTATCTTTTCCTAGACATGACAGATCCAAAAAACGCCCGATTTCCTGCCTATGAGTGA